In Listeria monocytogenes, the following proteins share a genomic window:
- a CDS encoding LapB repeat-containing protein, with product MSIKSKIIKVGICGVMVMVPLSQVSFPSFAAEEVGVEAGQDIVNIPDPELKRVLNASIEQAPDADITEAQLAKFKNLSLNTGITDLTGLEYLKNVEVLQLDNINASYEPIKSLVNLKTLTINGKNVTSDKIPDLSGLSNLTSLEVTQTSIDNAALSKFSNIPNLGKLNISENTGITKISNLENLPNLQELNVTNCQINDFRGIAEFPSLTSFYGGNQRFGFDSFETDGFKNIKSSELTFDAAAQTLFIPFSIVPDTTVLNYDGTPLPVNTSPDYTNIGLGDSSYVVSDDKTSNNQQGMTLSGFSQADFDSLTVFELVVGLDGENITKPANLANGTYDLKQIASYRAFSVDHSVNITAEDNISYIQGDAVTPEKFLTDIKADANGGTITSDFAEKVDFTKPGTYTVTLNASNTAGLKAEPVQVTVTVIEKTIITAEAEVSYDMNATKSEADFLADIKAATNDGTAITTDFATAVDLTKAGEYTVTLNAENDNQKATALKVTVKVKDTTPVPDPTPTPDPDPTPTPDPTPTPDPDPTPEPSTDPGTDPAEGPIYSADSSDSVEEPSDSSEVKKSSDPILFFSASPVPKATTKTLPKTGDSLPATGVLAGFLVLGLGVLVARKK from the coding sequence ATGTCAATTAAGTCTAAAATTATAAAAGTAGGAATTTGTGGAGTAATGGTCATGGTGCCCCTTTCACAAGTTTCTTTTCCGAGTTTTGCTGCCGAAGAAGTTGGAGTAGAAGCAGGTCAAGATATTGTTAATATTCCAGATCCGGAATTAAAAAGAGTATTAAACGCATCTATAGAGCAAGCGCCAGATGCAGATATTACAGAGGCGCAATTGGCGAAATTTAAAAATCTCTCGTTAAATACGGGAATTACTGATTTAACAGGATTAGAATATTTAAAAAATGTTGAAGTATTGCAGTTAGATAATATTAATGCATCCTATGAGCCAATCAAGTCGCTTGTAAATCTAAAAACTTTAACAATAAATGGAAAAAATGTTACTTCAGATAAAATTCCAGACCTTTCAGGACTATCAAACCTAACATCGCTAGAAGTAACTCAAACAAGTATTGATAACGCTGCTCTTTCTAAGTTTAGTAATATTCCAAATCTAGGTAAACTTAATATTAGTGAAAATACAGGTATTACTAAAATTAGTAACTTAGAAAATCTACCAAATCTACAAGAGTTAAATGTGACGAACTGTCAAATTAATGATTTTAGAGGAATTGCAGAATTTCCAAGTTTAACGAGTTTTTATGGTGGGAATCAAAGATTTGGATTTGATTCATTTGAAACGGATGGATTCAAGAATATTAAAAGTAGTGAACTGACATTTGATGCAGCCGCTCAAACTTTATTTATTCCATTCAGCATTGTACCTGACACTACTGTTCTAAATTATGATGGAACGCCACTACCTGTTAATACGAGTCCTGATTATACCAATATAGGGCTAGGCGATAGTAGTTATGTTGTTTCAGATGATAAAACATCAAATAATCAGCAAGGTATGACATTAAGTGGCTTTTCACAAGCTGATTTTGATAGTTTAACAGTGTTCGAATTAGTAGTAGGATTAGATGGCGAGAATATTACTAAACCAGCTAATTTAGCGAATGGAACCTATGATTTAAAACAAATCGCAAGTTATAGAGCTTTTAGTGTCGATCATTCTGTAAATATTACAGCAGAAGATAACATTTCTTATATTCAAGGTGATGCAGTAACACCAGAAAAATTCTTAACGGATATCAAAGCAGATGCAAATGGTGGAACAATCACAAGTGATTTTGCCGAAAAAGTTGATTTCACGAAACCAGGAACATATACAGTTACGCTAAATGCTTCCAACACTGCAGGATTAAAAGCAGAACCCGTTCAAGTTACAGTTACTGTTATCGAAAAAACAATCATTACAGCAGAAGCAGAAGTAAGCTACGATATGAATGCAACAAAATCAGAAGCAGACTTTTTAGCAGATATCAAAGCAGCTACCAACGATGGAACAGCAATTACAACAGATTTCGCTACAGCAGTAGATTTAACAAAAGCTGGAGAATACACAGTTACGTTAAATGCCGAAAATGATAATCAAAAAGCAACAGCACTTAAAGTAACGGTGAAAGTGAAAGATACAACACCTGTACCTGATCCGACACCAACACCGGACCCAGACCCAACACCAACTCCGGACCCGACACCGACACCGGATCCAGACCCAACACCGGAACCAAGTACTGATCCAGGAACAGATCCTGCAGAAGGTCCTATTTATTCTGCTGATTCCTCTGATTCAGTAGAAGAGCCTAGTGATTCCTCAGAAGTGAAGAAATCAAGCGATCCAATTCTCTTCTTCTCAGCTTCACCAGTGCCAAAAGCTACAACGAAAACACTCCCTAAAACAGGTGATTCACTACCTGCTACAGGAGTATTAGCAGGATTCTTAGTCCTAGGATTGGGTGTCCTCGTAGCTCGTAAAAAATAA
- a CDS encoding LapB repeat-containing protein: MSIKSKIIKVGICGVMVMVPLSQVSFPSFAAEEPGLKASQDVVNIPDPELKKQLNALLTGKSADADITEAQMAGFQSIALNKGVTDLTGLEYAKNVQTVMLTDVNASLEPIKNLSTVKNLSIKGGNITSNQFADLSGLSSLENLTVTETKVDNAFLSKINNIPNLTTLNISYNPGITKVDALKSLPKLATLDATFCQIDDFGGIEQFPSLTSFNGEQQRFEAAEFKDIKSSQLTFNATAQTLFFPFNLLTKQTILNFDGTPLAYNTNAAEQLVEMDSSYVLTDDKMTVTQEGITFSGFTQADFDSLNVFYIMAQFDGPNAAKPANLANGTYDIKNNFSIEGFNIDHSVKITAEDASYVQGETVTPEQFLKDIKADANGATITSDFAEKVDFSKPGTYTVTLNAENTAGLKGEPVQVTVTIIEKTVITAESEVSYDMNATKSEADFLADIKAATNDGTAITTDFATAVDLTKAGEYTVTLNAENDNQKATALKVTVKVKDTTPTPDPDPTPTPDPDPTPDPDPTPTPEPSTDPAEGPVYSDDSSKGEQTSDPIHFFSASKAPKSITKTLPKTGDSLPATGVVAGFLVLGLGVLIARKK; this comes from the coding sequence ATGTCAATTAAGTCTAAAATTATAAAAGTTGGAATTTGTGGAGTAATGGTCATGGTGCCGCTTTCACAAGTTTCTTTTCCGAGTTTTGCTGCCGAAGAACCAGGACTAAAAGCTAGCCAAGATGTCGTGAATATTCCAGATCCGGAATTAAAGAAACAGTTAAATGCACTTTTAACTGGCAAATCTGCTGATGCAGATATTACAGAAGCACAAATGGCCGGTTTCCAAAGTATCGCATTAAATAAAGGCGTTACTGATTTGACAGGTTTGGAGTATGCCAAAAATGTTCAAACAGTGATGCTTACTGATGTAAATGCTTCTTTAGAACCCATCAAAAATCTATCTACCGTGAAAAATTTATCTATAAAAGGTGGAAATATCACTTCAAACCAATTTGCGGACCTTTCAGGGCTATCTAGTTTAGAGAATCTTACTGTAACTGAAACGAAGGTCGATAATGCCTTTCTTTCAAAAATTAATAATATTCCTAATTTAACCACCCTTAATATTAGTTATAACCCAGGGATTACTAAAGTGGATGCATTAAAATCGTTGCCAAAATTAGCTACTTTAGATGCAACTTTTTGCCAAATTGATGATTTTGGTGGTATTGAGCAATTTCCAAGTTTAACGTCATTTAACGGTGAGCAGCAAAGGTTCGAAGCAGCGGAATTTAAGGATATTAAAAGTAGCCAATTAACCTTTAATGCAACAGCTCAAACACTATTTTTCCCATTCAATCTACTAACAAAGCAAACTATCTTAAATTTTGATGGTACACCACTAGCTTATAATACTAATGCAGCAGAGCAGCTTGTAGAAATGGATTCTAGTTACGTTCTTACTGATGATAAAATGACAGTGACGCAAGAAGGTATTACATTCAGTGGTTTCACTCAAGCGGATTTTGACAGTCTGAATGTTTTCTACATTATGGCGCAATTCGATGGACCTAATGCAGCCAAGCCAGCTAATTTAGCAAATGGAACATACGATATTAAGAATAACTTTTCTATTGAAGGCTTTAATATTGATCACTCTGTAAAAATCACTGCGGAAGACGCTTCTTATGTTCAAGGTGAGACAGTGACACCAGAACAATTTTTAAAAGATATCAAAGCAGATGCAAATGGTGCGACCATTACGAGTGATTTCGCTGAAAAAGTCGATTTCTCTAAACCAGGCACTTACACAGTTACATTAAATGCGGAAAACACAGCTGGTTTAAAAGGAGAACCTGTTCAAGTAACAGTTACCATCATTGAAAAAACAGTGATTACAGCAGAATCAGAAGTAAGCTACGATATGAATGCAACAAAATCAGAAGCAGACTTTTTAGCAGATATCAAAGCAGCTACCAACGATGGAACAGCAATTACAACGGATTTCGCGACAGCAGTGGATTTAACAAAAGCTGGAGAATATACAGTTACGTTAAATGCCGAAAATGATAATCAAAAAGCAACAGCACTTAAAGTAACGGTGAAAGTGAAAGATACAACACCAACACCAGACCCAGATCCAACGCCGACGCCGGATCCAGACCCAACACCAGACCCAGATCCGACACCGACACCAGAACCAAGTACTGATCCAGCAGAAGGGCCTGTTTATTCCGATGATTCCTCCAAAGGAGAGCAAACAAGTGACCCAATACACTTCTTCTCGGCTTCAAAGGCACCAAAATCTATAACAAAAACGCTCCCTAAAACAGGTGATTCACTACCTGCAACAGGAGTAGTAGCAGGATTCTTAGTCCTAGGATTAGGAGTTCTCATAGCTCGTAAAAAATAA
- the parC gene encoding DNA topoisomerase IV subunit A — protein MSNPEQHIQDLALEEVMGDRFGRYSKYIIQERALPDVRDGLKPVQRRILFAMNVEGNTAEKGFRKSAKTVGNVIGNYHPHGDSSVYEAMVRMSQDWKVRNMLIEMHGNNGSVDGDPPAAMRYTEARLSPISAELLRDIEKETVDFIPNFDDTSSEPTVLPARFPNLLVNGSTGISAGYATDIPPHNLTEIIEAVIKRLDNPMSTTDDIMKIVKGPDFPTGGIIQGIDGIRKAYQTGKGRVVVRSKTEIEDIRGGRKQITIHEIPYEVNKANLVKRMDELRIEKKIEGISEVRDETDRTGLRIAVELKKDANAEGVLNYLFKNTDLQVSYNFNMVAINKKRPELMGIIPMLDAYIEHQKEIITKRSEYDIRKARARQHILEGLIKALSILDEVIKLIRGSKDKRDAKLNLQTKYDFSEKQAEAIVSLQLYRLTNTDIHELQSEAKSLAEQISVLEKILGDEAELIAVLKEELAEIKKKYKTARRTEVQAEITEIKIDTEVLVANEDVIVSVTKEGYVKRTSQRSYAASNGAELAMKERDHAIFIQKMNSLDTLLLFTSKGNFIYRPVHELPDIRWKNLGDHVSHLASDLSAGEEIRAAIAIQAFTEEKRFLFVTKNGMTKQSAITNYKPQRYSKSMMAIKLKDDDELLNVYLIDGTEDIFLATRNGYGLRYPIAEIPESGARTAGVKAINLKQGDIVVGGVVLREGDAKHILLATQRGSLKQMKASEFEPISRAKRGLLMLRELKSNPHRFIDITLADNNDRLLIETNSEQVVEIEVANLRVTDRYSNGSFVLDETMEGEPTSIWLDIPEIKDTADAKDD, from the coding sequence TTGAGTAATCCAGAACAACATATCCAAGACTTAGCTCTAGAAGAAGTTATGGGCGATCGTTTTGGTAGATACAGTAAATATATTATTCAAGAACGTGCGCTTCCAGATGTTCGTGACGGACTGAAACCAGTACAACGTCGTATATTATTCGCAATGAATGTCGAAGGAAATACTGCTGAGAAAGGTTTCCGCAAATCTGCCAAAACAGTCGGAAACGTTATCGGTAACTACCATCCACATGGTGACTCTTCGGTTTACGAAGCAATGGTACGGATGAGTCAAGACTGGAAAGTACGTAACATGCTAATTGAAATGCATGGTAATAACGGTAGTGTCGACGGGGATCCACCGGCAGCAATGCGTTATACAGAAGCGCGACTTTCTCCAATTTCAGCAGAACTTTTACGCGATATTGAAAAAGAAACAGTCGATTTTATTCCTAACTTTGATGATACATCCAGTGAGCCAACTGTTTTACCAGCACGTTTTCCAAACCTTTTAGTGAATGGTTCTACTGGTATCTCTGCGGGTTATGCAACAGATATTCCGCCGCATAATTTAACAGAAATCATCGAAGCTGTGATTAAACGATTAGATAACCCGATGTCCACAACGGATGATATTATGAAAATTGTCAAAGGCCCAGATTTCCCTACAGGTGGGATTATTCAAGGGATTGATGGTATTCGAAAAGCCTATCAAACCGGCAAAGGACGCGTTGTTGTTCGTTCTAAAACAGAAATTGAAGATATTCGTGGCGGTAGAAAACAAATTACAATTCATGAAATTCCATATGAAGTAAATAAAGCTAATTTAGTTAAACGCATGGATGAACTTCGTATTGAGAAAAAAATTGAAGGTATTTCAGAAGTACGCGATGAAACTGACCGTACAGGACTTCGTATCGCTGTTGAGCTGAAAAAAGATGCCAATGCAGAAGGCGTTCTGAACTATCTATTCAAAAATACAGATTTACAAGTAAGTTATAATTTCAACATGGTAGCTATTAATAAAAAACGTCCAGAATTAATGGGTATTATCCCAATGCTTGACGCTTATATTGAACACCAAAAAGAAATTATTACGAAGCGCTCAGAATACGATATCCGTAAAGCACGCGCTCGCCAACATATTTTAGAAGGCTTAATTAAAGCACTTTCTATTTTAGATGAAGTCATCAAATTAATTCGTGGGTCAAAAGACAAACGCGATGCGAAATTAAACCTTCAAACAAAATATGATTTCAGCGAAAAACAAGCAGAAGCAATTGTATCTTTACAACTGTATCGTTTAACAAATACAGATATACATGAACTTCAAAGTGAAGCAAAATCGCTAGCAGAACAAATTAGTGTTCTTGAAAAAATCCTAGGCGATGAAGCAGAACTTATTGCTGTTTTAAAAGAAGAACTAGCTGAAATTAAGAAAAAATATAAAACAGCTCGCCGTACAGAAGTGCAAGCAGAAATCACAGAAATCAAAATCGATACAGAAGTACTTGTTGCGAATGAAGATGTGATTGTTTCTGTGACAAAAGAAGGCTATGTGAAACGCACAAGTCAACGTTCTTACGCCGCTTCGAATGGAGCAGAACTAGCAATGAAAGAGCGAGACCATGCTATATTCATTCAAAAAATGAATTCGCTAGATACGTTACTTTTATTTACAAGCAAAGGGAATTTTATTTATCGACCAGTGCATGAACTGCCAGATATTCGCTGGAAAAATCTAGGAGATCATGTTAGCCACTTGGCGAGTGATTTATCTGCCGGAGAAGAAATTCGCGCAGCAATTGCTATCCAAGCATTCACAGAAGAGAAGCGGTTCCTGTTTGTTACTAAGAATGGCATGACGAAACAATCAGCTATTACGAATTACAAACCGCAGCGTTACTCTAAGTCAATGATGGCTATTAAACTAAAAGATGACGATGAACTGTTAAATGTCTATCTAATAGATGGAACAGAAGATATTTTCTTAGCGACACGTAATGGGTATGGATTACGTTACCCTATTGCTGAAATTCCAGAATCTGGCGCTAGAACTGCTGGTGTAAAAGCGATTAATCTGAAACAAGGAGATATCGTTGTTGGTGGTGTTGTTTTAAGAGAAGGCGATGCAAAACACATTTTACTTGCTACACAACGTGGTTCACTTAAACAAATGAAAGCAAGTGAGTTTGAACCAATTTCAAGGGCGAAACGTGGCTTGCTTATGTTGCGCGAACTGAAAAGTAACCCACATCGCTTCATAGATATAACGCTTGCTGATAACAATGACCGTTTATTGATTGAAACAAATAGCGAGCAAGTTGTCGAAATTGAAGTAGCAAACCTTCGTGTAACAGACCGCTATTCAAACGGCTCCTTTGTATTAGATGAAACGATGGAAGGCGAACCGACGTCTATTTGGTTAGACATACCAGAAATTAAAGATACAGCAGATGCTAAAGACGATTAA
- the parE gene encoding DNA topoisomerase IV subunit B, producing the protein MNRNEYNDDSIQVLEGLEAVRKRPAMYIGSTDVRGLHHLVYEIVDNSVDETLAGFGKKIVVTLHVDGSVSVSDEGRGMPVGMHKTGKSTVEVILTVLHAGGKFGQEGGYKTSGGLHGVGSSVVNALSEWLVVTINRDGATYQQKFKDGGKPDGTLKKIGKSKATGTTIRFKPDPAIFPTTSFNYETLSERLRESAFLLKGMLIELIDERVGMAEAFHFEEGVKNFVEYINEGKDVLHPVASFEGENATIEVEMAFQFNDGYSENILSFVNNVRTRGAGSHESGMKAAMTRIFNDYARRVNLLKEKDKNLEGSDIREGLSAVLSIRVPEKILQFEGQTKEKLGTQEARQAVDAVVAEHLAYFLAENPETSSLLVKKAVKAREAREAARKAREETRNGKKKKRSETLLSGKLTPAQSRNPNKNELYLVEGDSAGGSAKQGRDRRFQAILPLRGKVINTEKAKLQDILKNEEISTIIHTVGAGVGTEFDVEDCNYDKVVIMTDADTDGAHIQVLLLTFFYRYMRPLVEAGKVFIALPPLYKVSRGSGKKEVIEYAWTDEELDSAIQKIGKGYMIQRYKGLGEMNADQLWETTMNPDTRTLIRVRVDDSARAERRVATLMGDKVEPRRQWIEKHVEFSMEDSQNILENENMMVEEAKDI; encoded by the coding sequence ATGAATCGGAATGAGTATAATGATGATTCTATTCAGGTGCTTGAAGGACTGGAAGCGGTCCGGAAACGCCCAGCGATGTATATCGGTTCAACAGATGTACGCGGGCTGCACCATTTAGTATATGAAATAGTGGACAACTCGGTCGATGAGACCCTTGCAGGTTTTGGTAAGAAAATTGTTGTGACACTTCACGTGGATGGCAGTGTTAGTGTTAGCGATGAAGGTCGTGGGATGCCTGTTGGGATGCACAAAACAGGTAAGTCTACGGTAGAAGTTATTTTAACTGTTCTTCACGCCGGCGGTAAGTTCGGCCAAGAAGGCGGATATAAAACAAGTGGTGGGCTTCACGGTGTTGGTTCATCCGTTGTAAATGCGCTCTCAGAATGGTTAGTAGTTACCATTAACCGTGACGGGGCAACCTATCAACAAAAATTTAAAGACGGCGGAAAGCCAGATGGAACACTGAAAAAAATCGGAAAATCAAAAGCTACTGGGACAACGATTCGCTTTAAACCAGATCCAGCGATTTTTCCAACGACCTCATTTAACTATGAAACATTATCTGAACGTTTAAGAGAATCAGCATTTCTTTTAAAAGGGATGTTAATTGAATTAATTGATGAGCGCGTTGGTATGGCAGAGGCTTTCCACTTTGAGGAAGGTGTGAAGAACTTTGTTGAATACATTAACGAAGGCAAAGATGTGCTTCATCCAGTAGCTAGTTTTGAAGGGGAAAATGCGACCATTGAAGTAGAAATGGCGTTCCAATTCAACGATGGCTACTCTGAAAATATCTTGAGTTTCGTTAATAACGTTCGGACTCGGGGCGCAGGTTCCCATGAATCAGGAATGAAAGCTGCCATGACGCGGATTTTCAACGACTATGCTCGTCGAGTGAATCTTTTGAAAGAAAAAGATAAAAATCTCGAAGGTAGCGATATTCGTGAAGGTCTTTCAGCTGTACTTTCTATTCGTGTTCCAGAAAAAATCCTTCAATTCGAAGGTCAAACGAAAGAAAAACTAGGGACGCAGGAAGCTCGTCAGGCGGTTGATGCAGTTGTAGCAGAACATTTAGCTTACTTCCTTGCCGAAAACCCAGAAACAAGCTCTCTTCTTGTTAAAAAGGCAGTTAAAGCCCGCGAAGCAAGAGAAGCTGCAAGAAAAGCGCGTGAAGAAACACGTAACGGCAAGAAAAAGAAACGTTCCGAAACACTTCTTTCTGGAAAGTTAACGCCGGCACAATCGCGAAATCCTAATAAAAATGAACTTTACCTAGTCGAAGGTGACTCGGCGGGAGGATCTGCCAAACAAGGTCGTGACCGTCGTTTCCAAGCAATTTTGCCACTTCGAGGAAAAGTAATCAATACAGAAAAAGCCAAATTACAAGATATCTTAAAAAATGAAGAAATTAGCACGATTATCCATACAGTCGGCGCGGGAGTTGGTACGGAGTTCGATGTAGAAGATTGTAACTATGACAAAGTAGTTATCATGACCGATGCCGATACCGATGGCGCGCACATTCAAGTATTACTTCTGACATTTTTCTATCGTTATATGCGCCCACTAGTGGAAGCAGGTAAAGTTTTTATTGCGTTACCGCCACTTTATAAAGTAAGCCGTGGCTCTGGTAAAAAAGAAGTAATCGAATATGCATGGACAGATGAAGAATTAGATTCTGCTATCCAAAAAATCGGTAAAGGCTACATGATTCAACGTTACAAAGGTCTTGGTGAGATGAACGCTGACCAACTTTGGGAAACAACGATGAATCCTGATACACGTACGTTAATTCGTGTACGAGTGGATGATTCTGCGCGTGCTGAACGCCGCGTGGCAACACTGATGGGCGACAAAGTAGAACCAAGACGACAATGGATTGAAAAGCATGTCGAGTTTTCTATGGAAGATAGCCAAAATATTTTAGAAAATGAAAACATGATGGTTGAGGAGGCGAAAGACATTTGA
- a CDS encoding S-ribosylhomocysteine lyase — protein MAEKMNVESFNLDHTKVKAPFVRLAGTKVGLHGDEIYKYDVRFKQPNKEHMEMPALHSLEHLMAELARNHTDKVVDISPMGCQTGFYMSFINFSDYDDALDVLAKTLADVLEAKEVPACNEVQCGWAASHSLEGAKELAEEFLAKRSEWKNVFGE, from the coding sequence ATGGCAGAAAAAATGAATGTGGAAAGTTTTAATTTAGATCATACGAAAGTGAAAGCACCATTTGTCAGACTAGCGGGGACAAAAGTTGGTTTACATGGGGATGAAATATATAAATATGACGTTCGCTTTAAACAGCCTAATAAAGAACATATGGAGATGCCAGCATTACATTCTTTAGAACACTTAATGGCAGAACTTGCACGTAATCACACGGATAAAGTAGTGGATATCAGCCCAATGGGATGCCAAACTGGTTTTTATATGTCCTTTATCAACTTTAGTGATTATGACGATGCACTAGATGTTTTAGCGAAGACTTTAGCCGATGTTTTAGAAGCGAAAGAAGTACCAGCATGTAATGAAGTTCAATGTGGTTGGGCTGCGAGTCATAGTTTAGAAGGCGCAAAAGAGCTTGCGGAAGAATTCCTAGCAAAGCGCAGTGAATGGAAAAATGTTTTCGGTGAATGA
- a CDS encoding LapB repeat-containing protein: MLSKSLLVKIGVCCAIIMTSIMQSALPVYAEEQTTEQNIVDIPDPQLKQYLNEYLKQEITADITQEQMDSIKEVKLAGIDITDLTGLEYAHNLRIVNISSIKATNFDFIKNLSNLEKLTIMGYDVTSDGIPDLNHLQKLEYIDLARSRHNNTILTKISEAPKLKTVNLSYNASITEFMPLKNMPALEDLNIQFCGVHDFRGIEEFAKLTNFAAFGQTVGAVERLRSTIKPSQLTYDEEKETMYVPFSLMTNRLINFDGYKPNFTKSTKKNYTDFVMNNKRIDGSRLLITDEGFTVSDVSKTDFDNLKTMDYYALFDVNAGTYNEPKQFLNGGFYAISGATYQHYFTIEDSVAITSDKEITYIATEPKSEAAFLADIHATTDDGSKITTDFTEKVDRNKPGEYDVTLQAENGKGIKATPVQVKVTIIAKTVITADEKITYKMNVTKSAVDFLKDVQAKTNDSTEVTSNFQEVVDFSKSGEYVVILNAKNDKQEAKPMKVTVIIEKEASAVEPVVLPSQKPKPVLKAEPELTLIEDPEKIPNPQKETAATEISITASTPETKAKVLPKTGDSLPIPSVLLGCFVLGLSALVIRKR; encoded by the coding sequence ATGCTGAGCAAGTCACTTTTAGTAAAAATAGGAGTTTGTTGTGCCATTATTATGACATCCATCATGCAATCTGCTTTACCGGTATATGCAGAGGAGCAAACAACAGAACAGAATATTGTAGATATACCTGATCCACAGTTGAAACAATATTTGAATGAATATCTAAAACAAGAAATTACGGCTGATATTACGCAAGAACAGATGGATAGTATTAAGGAGGTCAAATTAGCTGGTATAGATATTACAGATTTAACAGGGCTTGAATACGCACATAATTTAAGAATTGTAAATATCAGTTCTATTAAAGCTACGAATTTTGATTTCATAAAGAACCTTTCCAATTTAGAAAAATTAACGATTATGGGCTATGATGTAACTTCTGATGGTATACCGGACTTAAATCATCTTCAAAAGTTAGAATACATTGATTTGGCACGTAGTAGACATAATAATACGATTTTAACAAAAATTTCCGAAGCCCCTAAACTAAAAACCGTTAATCTTAGTTACAATGCCTCGATAACGGAATTTATGCCATTAAAAAACATGCCAGCATTAGAGGATTTAAACATTCAATTTTGTGGTGTCCATGATTTTCGTGGTATAGAAGAGTTCGCTAAATTAACGAACTTTGCAGCATTTGGTCAAACAGTTGGTGCGGTGGAAAGGCTTCGGTCAACCATTAAACCCAGCCAGTTGACCTATGATGAGGAAAAAGAAACCATGTACGTACCATTTAGTTTAATGACAAATCGCCTTATCAATTTTGATGGTTATAAACCTAATTTTACAAAGTCTACTAAGAAGAACTATACTGACTTTGTGATGAATAACAAACGAATAGATGGTAGCAGATTGTTGATAACAGATGAAGGATTTACTGTTAGTGACGTTAGTAAAACAGATTTTGACAACTTAAAAACAATGGATTATTATGCACTTTTTGATGTCAATGCGGGAACATACAATGAGCCGAAACAATTTTTGAATGGTGGATTTTATGCGATATCAGGTGCTACTTATCAGCATTACTTTACGATTGAGGATTCCGTCGCAATTACTTCTGATAAGGAGATCACTTACATAGCAACAGAACCCAAATCAGAAGCTGCGTTTTTAGCAGATATCCATGCGACAACAGATGATGGTTCAAAGATCACCACTGATTTTACCGAAAAAGTAGATAGGAATAAACCCGGAGAATACGATGTAACTTTACAAGCAGAAAATGGTAAAGGAATAAAAGCAACGCCTGTTCAAGTAAAAGTTACTATTATTGCTAAAACAGTTATTACAGCGGATGAAAAAATAACTTACAAAATGAACGTGACGAAATCAGCGGTGGATTTCTTAAAAGATGTTCAAGCGAAAACAAATGATAGTACAGAGGTCACGAGTAATTTTCAAGAAGTTGTCGATTTTTCGAAATCTGGGGAATATGTGGTGATATTGAATGCGAAGAATGATAAACAGGAAGCAAAACCGATGAAAGTTACCGTTATTATTGAAAAGGAAGCATCGGCAGTAGAGCCGGTTGTACTTCCTTCTCAAAAGCCAAAACCAGTTCTAAAAGCTGAGCCGGAACTAACTTTAATAGAAGATCCCGAAAAAATACCAAATCCCCAAAAAGAGACAGCCGCTACAGAAATTTCTATCACGGCTTCTACACCAGAAACGAAAGCAAAAGTATTGCCAAAAACAGGTGATTCATTGCCGATACCAAGTGTCTTATTAGGATGTTTCGTTCTAGGATTAAGTGCTCTAGTCATACGTAAAAGATGA